The following nucleotide sequence is from Pseudonocardia sp. C8.
CGGACGACGACGTCGCGGGCGCCGTCGACGCCCTGCTGGTCGAACCGGTGGGGCCCGGCGCCGAGCCCGGCGTCTCGCACCACCTCCAGCGCAGCGGGGAGTTCTGGCAGCTGCGCGAGTACGTCGTGCACCGCTCGATCTACCACCTGAAGGAGGCCGACCCGCAGGCGTGGGTGATTCCCCGGCTGCCGGTCGCGGCCAAGGCCGGGCTGGTCGGCGTCGAGCACGACGAGTACGGCGCGGGCGACCCGGACCGGACGCACGCGAACCTGTTCGCCGCCATGATGCGCGAGCTCGGCCTGTCCGACGGGTACGGCCACTACGTCGACGCGGTGCCCGCCGCCACGCTCGCCGAGGTCAACTTCATGTCGCTGTGCGGGCTGCGGCGCAGCCTGCGCGGCGCGCTGGTCGGCCAGTTCGCGCTGGTCGAGCTGACGTCGTCACCCGGATCTGCACGGCTGGTCCGCGGTATGCGCCGGCTCGGCTGCGGACCGGCCGCGGTCCGGTTCTACGACGAGCACGTCGAGGCCGACGCGGTGCACGAGCAGGTCGTCCGCCGCGGGGTGCTGGCCCCGCTGCTCGCCGACGAGCCCGGCCTCGCCGCGGATGTCGTGTTCGGGATCCGGGCGGCCGGCGTCCTCGGCGACCGGCTCGGTGCGGCGATGCTCGACGCCTGGTCGGCCGGCCGGTCCAGCCTGCGCGTGCCGCTGCCGGACGGGCCCGGCCGGTGAACGCCGGTCCGGTCGCGCTCGAGCACGGCGCCGTCGACGAGGCCGCCGAGCTGCGCGCCCGCCTCACCGAACCCGACCCGGGGATCCCGCCGTGGTTCGGCTACGACGCGCGCGGGTCGCAGCTGTTCGAGCAGATCACCGAGCTGCCGACGTACTACCTGACCCGGGTCGAGTGGGGCCTGCTGCGGCGCCACACCGACGACATCGCCCAGCGGCTGGGCTGCGCCCGGGTCGCCGAGCTGGGCTCGGGCAGCGGGAAGAAGACCCGGCTGCTCCTGGCGGCCTGCGCGCGGCGCCGGCCCACCACCTACCTGCCGGTCGACGTGAGCCGGGAGATGCTCGAGCACAGCGCCGCGCGGCTCGCCGGGATCCCCGGCCTGGCCGTGACCGGGCTGTGGGGTCGGTACGAGGCCGGCCTCGACCGGCTGCGCGACGACGGCGGCGCGCCGCTGGCGGTGCTGTTCCTCGGCGCCAACATCGGCAACGCCACCCCGGCCGAGCGTGCCGCGCTGCTCGCCCGCGTCGCGGCCACCCTCCGCCCCGGCGACGCCCTGCTCGTCTCGGCCGACCTGCTCAAACCGGCGACGGTGTTCGAGACCTGCTACAACGACCCGCCCGGCCACACCGCGTTCGCGGAGTTCCGGCTCAACCACCTCACGCGGCTCGCGTGCCGCTTCGGGGAGGGCCGGGTCGACCTGACCGGCTTCCGGCCCGCCGCGCACTACGACGGCGCCGCCGAGGTCGTCGACGGCCGGCTGTGGGCCCGCCGCGACCAGCAAATCACCCTGCCGGGGCTCGGGCTGGACCTCGCGCTGCGCCGCGGCGACGGCCTCAACGTCGGCGTCTCCGCGAAGTTCGACCGGGACCGGTTCTGCCGGGAGGTCGCCTCGCACGGCCTGGCGAGCGAGGCCGAGTGGATCGACCACGACAACCGGTACGGGATCTTCCTGTTCCGCCGCTGAGCCCGGAGCCGGAGGCCACGTCGTCGATAGCGATCGCCGAGTACCTGGTCGCGGAGCACGCGAGCGCGGGCCGTGAGATCCGCGGTGGTCGTCGGTGCTTCACCTCCCGCCGTCCGCCTCGCTCCGATAGACACAGGCGAACCCTTCGATGTGCTCGCGCATCAGGGTGCTC
It contains:
- a CDS encoding iron-containing redox enzyme family protein — its product is MTSTVTTTGPIARTGLAPLPGARGPLSATVLALLWGEDPPPADPGSADPFGDDLHLALHCCYELHYRGFTGVDDDREWDLRLLGMRRSLEERFLAALRAEVAPDDDVAGAVDALLVEPVGPGAEPGVSHHLQRSGEFWQLREYVVHRSIYHLKEADPQAWVIPRLPVAAKAGLVGVEHDEYGAGDPDRTHANLFAAMMRELGLSDGYGHYVDAVPAATLAEVNFMSLCGLRRSLRGALVGQFALVELTSSPGSARLVRGMRRLGCGPAAVRFYDEHVEADAVHEQVVRRGVLAPLLADEPGLAADVVFGIRAAGVLGDRLGAAMLDAWSAGRSSLRVPLPDGPGR
- a CDS encoding L-histidine N(alpha)-methyltransferase — encoded protein: MNAGPVALEHGAVDEAAELRARLTEPDPGIPPWFGYDARGSQLFEQITELPTYYLTRVEWGLLRRHTDDIAQRLGCARVAELGSGSGKKTRLLLAACARRRPTTYLPVDVSREMLEHSAARLAGIPGLAVTGLWGRYEAGLDRLRDDGGAPLAVLFLGANIGNATPAERAALLARVAATLRPGDALLVSADLLKPATVFETCYNDPPGHTAFAEFRLNHLTRLACRFGEGRVDLTGFRPAAHYDGAAEVVDGRLWARRDQQITLPGLGLDLALRRGDGLNVGVSAKFDRDRFCREVASHGLASEAEWIDHDNRYGIFLFRR